A stretch of the Candidatus Polarisedimenticolia bacterium genome encodes the following:
- the lnt gene encoding apolipoprotein N-acyltransferase has translation PEASSPYSLSTPSETAPGGWRPNRAYRARLENLALRSHVTLLLGVVDYRTTAAGARPINAAALIRPDGTWGETYAKIHLVPFGEYVPVSRVLSFVNRIAQGAIGDFLPGRTPVVVEVPGAKVGTLICYEMIFPELVRRFVNDGATVLANLTNDAWFGTSAGPHQHFQMARVRAIENRRFLLRAANTGISALVDPAGRVLGRTRLEQTTVLHASLSERLDLSFYTRHGEVLVILCAILAAAALAADFKLGPRRAKEREIGE, from the coding sequence CCTGAAGCCTCCTCGCCCTATTCCTTGAGCACTCCCTCCGAGACGGCGCCCGGCGGGTGGCGCCCCAACCGCGCCTATCGCGCCCGGCTGGAGAATCTGGCGCTCAGGAGCCATGTCACCCTCCTCCTCGGCGTGGTGGACTACCGCACCACGGCGGCGGGAGCGCGGCCGATCAACGCCGCCGCATTGATCCGGCCGGACGGCACCTGGGGGGAAACCTACGCGAAGATTCACCTCGTCCCGTTCGGCGAGTACGTGCCTGTGTCACGGGTTCTCTCCTTCGTCAACCGGATCGCGCAGGGTGCCATCGGCGATTTCCTGCCGGGCCGCACGCCGGTCGTCGTGGAGGTCCCCGGGGCGAAGGTCGGCACTCTGATCTGCTACGAGATGATCTTTCCGGAGCTGGTGCGCCGCTTCGTGAACGACGGCGCCACGGTGCTGGCCAACCTGACCAACGACGCCTGGTTCGGAACCTCGGCGGGCCCCCACCAGCATTTCCAGATGGCGCGCGTGCGGGCGATTGAGAATCGCCGCTTTCTGCTCCGGGCCGCCAACACCGGCATCAGCGCGCTGGTGGATCCGGCCGGACGCGTGCTCGGCCGCACGCGTCTCGAACAGACGACGGTGCTGCACGCTTCGCTGTCCGAGCGCCTGGACTTGTCCTTCTACACCCGCCACGGGGAAGTGCTCGTGATCCTGTGTGCTATACTCGCCGCCGCCGCGCTGGCAGCGGATTTCAAGCTCGGCCCGCGCCGCGCAAAGGAGCGCGAAATCGGTGAATGA